A segment of the Sphingomonas kaistensis genome:
AGTTCACCGTGGAGCGGCTTGTCCGACACGCACAGCAGGGTCCCGTAGGGCACCCGGAAGCGATAGCCCTGGGCGGCGACGGTGGCGCTTTCCATGTCGATCCCGACCGCCCGGCTCTGGTTGAAGCGAAGCGCGCTGTCGGTGTAGCGAAGCTCCCAGTTGCGGTCGTCGGTGGTCACCACGGTGCCGGTCCGGAGCCGCTTCTTGAGGCTGTCCTCATCCTCACCGGTGACCTTGGCCGCAGCGTTGAACAGGGCGGTCTGGACCTCGGCGATGGCGGGGATCGGAATCTCGACGGGGAGGATCCCGTCGAGCACATGGTCGTCACGTAGATAGGCGTGGGCGAGCACATAATCGCCGATCGTCTGGCTCGGGCGCAGGCCGCCGCAATGGCCGATCATCAGCCACACTTCGGGCCGCAGCACGGCAATATGGTCGCAGATCGTCTTGGCGTTGGACGGACCGACGCCGATGTTGACGAGGCTGATGCCGTCGTCGCCGTTCGGCCCGATCAGGTGATAGGCCGGCATCTGGTAACGCCGCCACGAGCCCGAGGCGATCTCGGCCTCGGCATTCTCCAGCATCCCGCGGTCATAGCGTCCGCCGGGCACGCTCAGCGCCTGGTACTGACTTCCTTCCTGGCGCAGTGCGTCGGCCGAAAAGCGAACGAATTCATCGACATAGCGGACGTAGTTGGTGAAGAGGACGAAGCGCTGGAAATGCTCGGTCGGAGTACCGGTGTAATGGCGCAGCCGTGCCAGGCTGAAGTCGGTCCGCGGACCGTCGAACAGGGCGAGCGGACGCGCGGTGTGCCGGCTCATGTCCCAGTCACCGTCGGCGATCTCGTCGCCGATGTGGACCAGCTCGGTGGTCGGGAACCAGCGTCCGAGCTCGGCCGACTGGATTCCGCCGAGCTTGAGGTCGTCGCCCGCGTCGAGGACGTAAGGGTAGGGGATTTCGCTGGCCGACCGGCCGACGCTGATCTTCACGTCATAATCGGCGGCGAGATGCTGCAGCTGGGTCCGCAGATAGTCGCGGAACA
Coding sequences within it:
- a CDS encoding AMP nucleosidase encodes the protein MPDIETILDELETIFDRSVLNLRRALADYVRDGIKPEPQARADGCFAYPELRLDYDPDSPPPLPARAFARLNQPGIYTASIARPKLFRDYLRTQLQHLAADYDVKISVGRSASEIPYPYVLDAGDDLKLGGIQSAELGRWFPTTELVHIGDEIADGDWDMSRHTARPLALFDGPRTDFSLARLRHYTGTPTEHFQRFVLFTNYVRYVDEFVRFSADALRQEGSQYQALSVPGGRYDRGMLENAEAEIASGSWRRYQMPAYHLIGPNGDDGISLVNIGVGPSNAKTICDHIAVLRPEVWLMIGHCGGLRPSQTIGDYVLAHAYLRDDHVLDGILPVEIPIPAIAEVQTALFNAAAKVTGEDEDSLKKRLRTGTVVTTDDRNWELRYTDSALRFNQSRAVGIDMESATVAAQGYRFRVPYGTLLCVSDKPLHGELKLPGQANAFYERAISQHLRIGIETLNLLREEGDALHSRKLRSFDEPPFR